The genomic DNA CGGCACCAGCCCAATTTCGCAAGACAGCGAGCGGCCGGCGGTCCTGCTGTTCACGAGTGGGACGTCGGCGGCACCGAAGGCGGCGGTGCTGGAGCACGACAACCTGGTCTCCTACGTCCTCAACACGGTGGAGTTCGGCTCGGCGGAGCCCGACGAGGCGGCGTTGCTCGCCGTCCCGCCGTTCCACGTGGCCGGGGTGACCAGCGTGCTCACCTCCTGCTACGGCGGACGACGGCTGGTCCCGCTGCCGTCGTTCTCGGCCGAGGGCTGGCTCGAGACCGCCCGGCGCGAGGACGTGACCCACGCGCTCGTCGTGCCCACCATGCTGGCCCGCATCGTCGACGCCCTGGAATCCACGCCCGATGCCCGGCCGCCGCGGCTGCGCTCGCTCGCCTACGGCGGCTCCCGCATGCCCGGGCCCGTGCTCGAGCGGGCCCTGCGCCTGTTCCCGGACACGGGGTTCGTCAACGCCTACGGGCTGACCGAGACGAGCTCGACGATCGCCGTGCTCGACCCCGAGGACCACCGACGGTCGGCGGCGAGCGAGGACCCTGCGGTGCGCCGCCGGCTGAGCTCGGCCGGGCGTCCCGTGCCCGGTATCGAGGTCATGGTCGCCGACGAGCAGGGGCGCCCGATGGCGACGGCTGCGGTGGGCGAGATCTGCGTGCGCGGCCCCCAGGTGGGCGGCCGCTACCTCGACGCCGACGCCAGGCTGGCGCCCGGCGGGTGGCTGCGCACCGGTGACATGGGGTGCCTGGACGCCGAGGGCTACCTCTTCGTCACCGGTCGGGACGACGACCTCATCATCAGCGGCGGCGAGAACATCTCCCCGACCGAGGTGGAGGACGTGCTCCTGGGCCACCCGGCCGTGGCCGCGGCGGCGGCCGTCGGGATACCGGATCCCGAATGGGGCGAGCGGGTGGGCGCCATGGTCAGCCTCAGGCCGGGCGCCGACATCGACGCCGATGCCATCCGGGCCTGGGCCTCGGAGCGGCTGGGCTCGCTCAAGGCGCCCCGCGCTCTGGTCGTCTCGGCCGAGCTGCCGTCCACGGCCACCGGCAAGGTCCTGCGCCGGGAGGTGCGGGCCGAGCTCGAGCGACGATGAACGCCCACCGCCTCGTGCTCCGCGACTGCGAGGTCGGGGGGCGCCGCGGGTTGGACGTGTCGATCGAGGGCGGGCGAGTGGTGACGATGTCGGCTGAGCGGGCGGCGCATGGGCGCGACGACGTCGAGATCGACGCCGGCGGAGCGGCGCTGCTGCCCGGCCTGCACGACCACCATCTGCACCTCTTCGCCGAGGCGGCGCTGAGATCGTCCGTCCCCTGCGGCCCGCCCGAGGTGGTCGACCAGCCCACCCTGGCCCGCACGTTGCGGACGGCCGCGCTGTCGCTGTCTCGGGGCGACTGGATCCGTGGCGTGGCCTACGACAGCCGGCGCGCCGGACGCCTCGACCGGACCCGGCTGGACGCAGCCGTGGACGATCGCCCCGTTCGGGTGAAGGACCGCACCGGCCTCTCGTGGACTCTCAACACCGAAGCGCTGCGGGTGACCGGTCTCGAGACGCGCTTTCCCGACGGCGTCCTCGTGGGTGAGGATCGCCTGCTCCAGGAGGCGGTGCCGGCCGGGCGGCCCGACCTGGGCGAGGTCTCGGCGTCGCTGTGCCGCTACGGCATCACGGGTGTCACCGACACCACGCCGGGGAACACCGCCGGCGACCTCGAGTGCATGCGCTCGCTGGCGGTGCGCGCCCGGGCCATGGCGCCGCCCGACGAGCCCGAGGTGCCGGGTGTGAGCCTGCGGACGATGAAGGTCGTCCTGCGGGAGGACGATGCCGACGTCGAGGAGCTGGCCACCACCATTGAGAAGGCGCACGCCGCGGGCTGGAGCGTGGCCGTGCACGCGGTGACGCGGACCGAGATCGTGGCCGCGGTGGCCGCCTTCGCACAGGCCGGCACCGCCGCCGGCGACCGGCTCGAGCACGCCAGCGTGGTGCCGGCCGAGACGATCCCGCTCATCGCCGACCTCGGTCTCACGGTCGTCACCCACCCCGACTTCGTCGCCCGGCGCGGCGACGTCTATCTCGCCGACGTCGATCCTGCCGACCACGAGGGCCTGTACCGGCTCCGCTCCCTGCTGGACGCCGGGGTGGCCGTCGGCGCCGGCAGCGACGCTCCGGTGGGCGTGCTCGACCCGTGGTCGGCGATGAGCGCGGCCGTCTCGAGGGCAGGTCCGGACGGAATGGTCGTCGGCGCGCCGGAGCGCCTCTCCCCGGAGCTGGCGCTGAGCCTCTTCCTGGGGCCGGCCGAGCACCCGGGTGGACCGCGCCGCACCGTGCGCCCGGGCGACGTGGCGGACCTGTGCCTGCTGGGCTCGCCGTGGGCGGAGGCCCGACGCAGCCTGTCGGCGCACCTGGTGCGGGCGACGATCGTCGGCGGAGACGTCGTCTGGATGTCCTGATTGCTGTCTCTCTGAGCAAGGAAAGGAGCTGACGATGAAGACCAGCACCGAGCGCATCCTCACCACACACACGGGGAGCCTGCCGCGGCCCGAGAGCGTCCTGCCCGAAGGGGCCGACCCGGCCGCCGTGGCGGCGGCCACTCCTGAGGTGCTCCGCGAGGCGGTGGCCTTGACGGTGGCCCGTCAGCTGGACGCCGGGATCGACGTGGTCAACGACGGCGAGGTGAGCAAGATCAGCTACGCCACCTACGTGACCAGCCGTCTGTCCGGGTTCGGGGACGCCAGCGATGTGCAGTCGAATCTCGCCATCGCCGACATGGTCGAGTTCCCGAAGTTCATCGAACGGACGATGGCCCAGGCGTCGTCGGCGCTGGGCACGATCCCGGCGTGCATCGGTCCGGTCGGCTACGAGGACCCCAGCCAGGTGGAGCGGGACATCGCCAACCTGACGGCCGCCACCAAGGGCTCCCGGGCGACCGAGGTATTCATGTCGGCCGCCTCTCCGGGCGTGATCGCCGTCTTCCAGCCCAACCAGCACTACAAGACCGAGGAGGAGTACGTCTTCGCCCTGGCTGACGCCATGAAGACCGAGTACGACCTGATCCACCAGGCCGGGCTGCTCGTCCAGCTGGACTGCCCGGACCTGGCCATGGACTTCCACATTCGCGCCCACCCGGAGGGCAAGGAGGCATTCGTCAAGGGCCTCGGCCCGCGGGTGGAGGCGCTCAACCACGCCACCAGAGACATCCCGCCCGATCGCCTCCGCATGCACCTGTGCTGGGGCAACTACGAAGGCCCCCATCACCACGACATCCCGCTGGCCGACGTCATCGGCGAGGTGCTCAAGGCCAGGCCCATGGCCATCTCCTTCGAGGCCGCCAATCCCCGCCACGAGCAGGAGTGGACGGTCTTCGAGGACCTGAAGCTCCCTGACGACAAGGTGCTGATCCCGGGGGTTATCGACTCGACGACCAACTACATCGAGCACCCCGAACTGGTGGCCCAGCGACTCGAGCGCTACGCCGGCCTCGTCGGCCAGGAGCACGTCATGGCCGGCAGCGACTGCGGCTTCGCCACGTTCGCGTCCATGCTCACCGTGGACCCGGACATCACCTGGGCCAAGCTGGCGGCCATGGCCGAAGGGGCCAGCATGGCGAGTCGGCGGCTGGCGACCGGGGTGACCAGGTAGGTCACACGAAGGTCAGTAGCCGCCGCCCAGCTTGGTGTGGTCCCAGGAGACGATGTGGTCGGGCTCCACCGTGATGGACACCCGCTTTGCCGCGCTGGCCTCGACGCCCGCCCTGGCGGCGTCGTTGAGATCATCACCGAAGTAGCGGACGAACAGCCGCTCGCCCACCGCCATCACGGCGTCATGGTCCTCCGACAGCGCGGCGCGGCCGGTGATCTGCACCCCGCGCAGCTCGCCGTACTCCTTGCCGTCCTCGACGAGGACCGTGATGCGCGGGTCGCGGCGCAGGTTGAACACCTTCTGCGACTTCCGGTAGGTCCAGAAGACGATCTTGCCGTCGATCACCGCGTAGTACATGGTCACCAGGTGGGGCGTGCCGTCCTGGTTGATGGTCGCCACCTGGAGGTTGCGCGCGGGCGCGAGGAACTCGGCGATCTCCCCCTCGGTCATGACGATCTGGTTCCTGCGGCTCACGCAGTCGCCCCTTTCGTTCCCGGCCCGCCGGCCACCGGCCGCCAGAACGGCACGCCGACGTCGGGCTCGGCCTGGACCATGCGGACCTCCACCGGCATCCCGATGTACACCTCGTCGGGAGCGCAGCCGGTGATGTTGCCCATCATGCGCACGCCCTCGACCAGGTCGACCATGGCGACCACGTAGGGCAGCTCGTCGCGGAAGGGGCGGGCGTGGTTCTGGCGGATGACGGTGTAGGTGTGGACCGTGCCCCGACCCGACGCCTGCTCCCACCCCGGGTCGTCCCCACACACGCGGCATACGGCGCGGGGATAGAACTGACGATGCCCGGAGGGGCACCGCTGGATCAGGAGCTCGCCACGGGAGGCCGCCTCCCAGAAGGGCTTGGACACGTTGTCCGGGCGCGGGAGCGGCCGCTCCCATTGCTCGACCGGCTGCGGGGGAACGTCCGATTCGTCTCGGGCCGGCGTCACGGGTGCTCCCGGCCGAGGATCACGGCGCCGATGCAGGAGAGCCAGCCGCCGCTGCCGCAGGCCACGGCCAGGTCGCAGTCGGGCACCTGCGCCTCCCCCGCCTGGCCCCGCAGCTGTCGGGCGGCCTCGATGAGCAGGAAGATGCCCCGCATGCCAGGGTGCGAGGACGAGAGCCCGCCGCCGTCGGTGTTGAGCGGCAGGTCGCCGCCCCGGCGCAGGTGGCCGTCCTTGACGAACGCGCCGCCCTCCCCCCTGGCGCAGAAACCGAGGCCCTCGAGGAGGAGCATCACCGTGATGGTGAAGCTGTCGTAGAACTGGATCGTGTCGATGTTGGCCGGCGCGACGCCCGCCTGGCCGAAGGCGATGGGCCCGCACCGGCTCGCGGCCGTGTCGGTGAAGTCGGGCATCTGGCTGATGTTCCAGTGGGTCTG from Acidimicrobiales bacterium includes the following:
- a CDS encoding class I adenylate-forming enzyme family protein, which produces MNLTMLLEMAAEGHGDRVAIGSRSDGLTFADVYRMAGTSATRLGETDASTLALLASNGPVVPVALFAAAWAGISYAPLNYRLPEAALQRLLDRLEPTVQVRGEEWLDESGRGGDGGTSPISQDSERPAVLLFTSGTSAAPKAAVLEHDNLVSYVLNTVEFGSAEPDEAALLAVPPFHVAGVTSVLTSCYGGRRLVPLPSFSAEGWLETARREDVTHALVVPTMLARIVDALESTPDARPPRLRSLAYGGSRMPGPVLERALRLFPDTGFVNAYGLTETSSTIAVLDPEDHRRSAASEDPAVRRRLSSAGRPVPGIEVMVADEQGRPMATAAVGEICVRGPQVGGRYLDADARLAPGGWLRTGDMGCLDAEGYLFVTGRDDDLIISGGENISPTEVEDVLLGHPAVAAAAAVGIPDPEWGERVGAMVSLRPGADIDADAIRAWASERLGSLKAPRALVVSAELPSTATGKVLRREVRAELERR
- a CDS encoding amidohydrolase family protein, encoding MNAHRLVLRDCEVGGRRGLDVSIEGGRVVTMSAERAAHGRDDVEIDAGGAALLPGLHDHHLHLFAEAALRSSVPCGPPEVVDQPTLARTLRTAALSLSRGDWIRGVAYDSRRAGRLDRTRLDAAVDDRPVRVKDRTGLSWTLNTEALRVTGLETRFPDGVLVGEDRLLQEAVPAGRPDLGEVSASLCRYGITGVTDTTPGNTAGDLECMRSLAVRARAMAPPDEPEVPGVSLRTMKVVLREDDADVEELATTIEKAHAAGWSVAVHAVTRTEIVAAVAAFAQAGTAAGDRLEHASVVPAETIPLIADLGLTVVTHPDFVARRGDVYLADVDPADHEGLYRLRSLLDAGVAVGAGSDAPVGVLDPWSAMSAAVSRAGPDGMVVGAPERLSPELALSLFLGPAEHPGGPRRTVRPGDVADLCLLGSPWAEARRSLSAHLVRATIVGGDVVWMS
- a CDS encoding cobalamin-independent methionine synthase II family protein, whose translation is MKTSTERILTTHTGSLPRPESVLPEGADPAAVAAATPEVLREAVALTVARQLDAGIDVVNDGEVSKISYATYVTSRLSGFGDASDVQSNLAIADMVEFPKFIERTMAQASSALGTIPACIGPVGYEDPSQVERDIANLTAATKGSRATEVFMSAASPGVIAVFQPNQHYKTEEEYVFALADAMKTEYDLIHQAGLLVQLDCPDLAMDFHIRAHPEGKEAFVKGLGPRVEALNHATRDIPPDRLRMHLCWGNYEGPHHHDIPLADVIGEVLKARPMAISFEAANPRHEQEWTVFEDLKLPDDKVLIPGVIDSTTNYIEHPELVAQRLERYAGLVGQEHVMAGSDCGFATFASMLTVDPDITWAKLAAMAEGASMASRRLATGVTR
- a CDS encoding PPOX class F420-dependent oxidoreductase — protein: MSRRNQIVMTEGEIAEFLAPARNLQVATINQDGTPHLVTMYYAVIDGKIVFWTYRKSQKVFNLRRDPRITVLVEDGKEYGELRGVQITGRAALSEDHDAVMAVGERLFVRYFGDDLNDAARAGVEASAAKRVSITVEPDHIVSWDHTKLGGGY
- a CDS encoding Zn-ribbon domain-containing OB-fold protein; translation: MTPARDESDVPPQPVEQWERPLPRPDNVSKPFWEAASRGELLIQRCPSGHRQFYPRAVCRVCGDDPGWEQASGRGTVHTYTVIRQNHARPFRDELPYVVAMVDLVEGVRMMGNITGCAPDEVYIGMPVEVRMVQAEPDVGVPFWRPVAGGPGTKGATA